The Capsicum annuum cultivar UCD-10X-F1 chromosome 1, UCD10Xv1.1, whole genome shotgun sequence sequence GACTTCCAATATCCCATTTTCCATGTGCCCAAAAGATGTGTGTTATTTATGAAGGGAAAATCCACTTTGTATCGCCACACATCATCTATCAGGCAGGGGAATGTGCAACATTAGCCCAAGTGTATTTAATTCCCCCTTCCTATTTCTATAAGTTCATTAAGCTTAAATTACTCAAAAGTAAAGAATGGTAGAAACATATTACTACCATGTTAGAGAGCTTTGAGCCCTATGATATGAGGTTGTTCGACTTTTGTTTTTATGAACTGATGATAATGAGCAGCAGGTGGTTTTCTCTGCATTTATTAAATTTCACTATTTGATCCAACATTTTGATAGACTAAGAATGGGTTAACACGACTGGATAATACAGCGGtttcatttatttttacattGCTAAAAAATGAGTGGTTTACTGCAGACAAATACATTATTCCTGATATTTGTTAGTTCTGGTTGGACTCTGATATGATTGATGTTGGGCAGATGATGAAGCAAAggcataagatagaaagagaggCCAACATTGGGGAGGAAGTTGGATGGACGAAGAACCAGGAAGTTGCAAAGGTTAATCCAAAGCTTGCAGCGATGAACAAGAAATTTGGGATGATTCATGGCCTATCTTCCCTTGCTAACATTTTCTCCTTCGGTTGCCTCGCAATGCATTCCTGGTACCTGGCAGGAAAATTGGATCTGTAAGTTATTTTTAGAGAATGCCTCCTGTCAGAGATGCTAAAATTGCTTAATGAATTGTAATGTCTGCTACTTTGAACCATTACTCTATTGGCTTCTGTTTTGTGTTAAATGTAACTCGACAACAAGAAGGAATAAAATATACACGTTAGCCGCTTGAAGTGTTCATTGTTCTGCATTTCATGTTAATGTAAATTTGATCTTTTACCAAAAGTTGCTCAAATTGTGTAGCTTGACATCAAAAATAATAGTGCTGAATAATGAGTCCAGAAAAATACAAACTAACTTAAAGATAAGTTCATAATTGGAATGAAACGAGTCTTTACGTAACCAAAACTGAGGCATAATTGATTGATCGATTAACATTTTCGTTGTTCGTATTTGATGGAAATACTAAGTTGTTGCGTGCAAGATTGAATTTGATGTTGACCAAAAGGGAGTCTCCCACAGAAATTGTATGAGGATCGTGCATCGTGTGCAACGCACGTTAATTTTTACAAATTTTCTGGAAAATCCCCCAACCTTCCTAACTTATTGGGGTAttcattaataacataaatacataattatgcataggggtgggcatattttagtttaaacagaaaaaataaaaaaaaacaaatcaaaatttaattttggttttggttttttggATCGGATtcggtttgtaattttaaaattttgattttttggatcggttttcagtttttttttttttaaattccgtTAAACCATAAAAtcgaaattttataaataaataaataatatatatattttattatatatataatttttagtaattcacattcacaattagCATTTAATAGCAAATTCGCATACGCCGCAGGCTGTTTATAGATTGTTTTAGtgattcaaatattttatggactattttggtgattttggactgttttatggactatttatgcagaaagtatgttgtttcatggactatttttatgagttttgtgttgttttgttgattatttatgcaaggttatattatatgtaatgattaatgacgttatgtattatgttaagcttttGATTATTTCGttttgtttcatccatgttgagttatttatagttatttatatttgggaatgaaaaataggtttgaaaaggaaaaaattcaaaaaggctaactactttaatatttcaaatcgaaataaaaattcgaaataaccaaatcgaatttgtaaaaatcgaaccaaaccgaatttatttcagtttggttatggatgtcatttttgtcaatccaaaaaccgataaaccgaaccgatattaaacaatcagactGAACCaaccgaatgcccacccctaattATGCATTGCTGAATGTAGCTGGTAAGCGAAGTAAGTATTTTAACTTTATGAGTTCTAAATTTTAAAACAGAGATTTTAAATGTTAATAATTGGGTTCTCTTTTGTGCGGTTCTTGGGCCTGGTCAAGCCTCTTTGAAATTACATCCTTGCCTTTCGTCTAACTCGTGTCACCATAAGAAGGTTGTAGCTGGTACCACTAGAGCGCCCGCTAAAGTAACCCCTTCCAGAGATAGGTTTTAGATTTAATTGTGTTAAATTCTTAATCAATTTTTCAACACAAATACATTGTTTGAGCAAAAGTTATTGAGTTTGGCCGAATCCGAGATTGGCTCGTTGTAGCATTATGAATGACCTAAATCAAGACTTTTCCGgaccccctacccccaccccaccacCACTCACAGCTCACCCACCAAAAGAGAAATACTTTTAAACCTTAACTTAGGTGCATTTGACTTCAACGAACGTGTTCCATGTTACATGATGTCGATGTTCCTTGCAGGCTCTATACTTGGGATTCTTCTGCGAAATAAATAATGATAGTGATATATATAAATTGAAGTGTTTTTGTGACATCTAATTATTAAACTTCCGTTGCTATAATTTTAACTTATACTGCCCCAAATTTATAATATACTAACTATTCTATTTCCTTTACTTAAATTGTTTCGAAGATAATgtctattttctttaaaaatttactCCATATAGAATTCGCTCTTGTTCATCTTTACACTTTATCTTCGTTTTGTTTTCAGCACAAAAGTCAAAAGATGGTTTCATAGCTTCgaaattagttttaaattattgtatgAACAACAATGCTAATTAAGTAAAATGAGACAAGAAATTGAGATAATGGGGTACATCTTTCTTTTTGTCTTGTTATAGCTACATTAAGCATTTATTTCTCTTTAATATGTCTAAGTTCCAGGGGATAGGACTAATCTTAATCTTATTGGAGGAGGTAATAAAGCTAGATAGATTAGTCAAAGCGTGTGTATGCTTGCCTAAACATATTGTTATATGCATAAAATTCGCTCCTTCCTATTATATGATAATACGTTACACTTGAATAGAAATATGAAATGTCAGTCATTGATAATTCGGTCAGCAGCACCCGTGCAATGTAGTTGATACTGGATGATATGTCAACTGATACTACcaggaaaataaataaatgaaggcTGGCATGGTGTGTGCTCAACTTCTGGGGCATTTCCCTCATTTTGATCTTACTTGTCAAGTGTTCATGTAATGTCAAAATCTAAGAATAGGAAAAACACCTTTTGGCATCAAttaagaaaaaagtcaaattatataaaaaatcaaattcaaaatattacaccttttatttgttttgtttgtatcCTCCACCACGCTGGATGTTTTATCCATAATTATATATTGGATATACAATGCATATATAGCTGAGAGAATTATCAAATATATGTGAAGgcaggaagaaaagaaaagatggatgaaaatgaaaatgaaagaatAAGGGTATTGACAAAATTGGGATCTAATTCCTAACGTGTACAGATAAGTGAAAAATACACATAAAATGGAGTTGCTGGGAAAGTGGAGGGTCCATGTGCATTTGTTGATTTTAAGATATGGATTAAATaaaaatgactcaagattcagCTGTCACTATGGACTCACTCACTAGCTAGGGGCCCTTCTgcatctgttttttttttttttttttagtttaaactaCCCGGTGTCCGGTATCCACTTTTTAGGAGTCTGACTATATTTGAATTCGTTCCGCATTGGGCCCCATTTGAAGGGAGAACTCCCAACAGAGTATTtgtccatacccagggtcgaaccctcgacctctgggtaGGTTGAGGAAGCCCCTTTCCGCTGCGCCACCACTGCTGTTGGTCCTTCTGCATCTGTTTTGGTATAGGGTGAAAGGGTACTAAAACCACActtaaaattattgatttttcGAGTTTTCTATCTATATTTGAACTATTAGTTGTGTGAGTTTTCTACTTAAACTATCACTAATTATTTATAAAAACACAACTTAATTATCAATATCACTTTTCATAAACATTATTATGGTTCAGATAGAAAAGGTGAACAATTGGTAGTTAAAGTGTGTTTTAAATAGTTGATGATAGTTTAGATCAGTATCTAATAGTTCAAATATAAAgcacaaaaaaattgaaatactttAGATGTTATTTTTGATCATTAACTCTTCATTACGACCAGTTTCAAGTTTCTACCTATACAAGCTGCGATAATATTGGAGGATGTATTTGTATGTACTATGTTTAGAGTTGAATAATTATACAATATTAATTAacagtaaaaatatatttatcactTGTAATATATCAAGAAAAGAcagttattatttttctattttaccttCTAGTTAGTTATTCCTTAAATCATTTCTTAAAACCTAGGACCATACAACAATTCACATAGATGTTGTAAATTgttcatattaattattatttttaaggaaTGTGTAGTTCAAAATTAACAGATAAAAGTGAACGAATAAAAGTGCTACTACTAAACTTacttttgtatttgttgttttatttaatCTCAAAAGGTATGTCAGCTAATATGAACAACTAAACATTCACGGAGAATATTAAAATCTTActactaaataaggaaataaagacCAACATGGGTTCTGGTAGTGAATGGAGCTGCTCCACctttaatcagaggtcgaggattcgaccctgggtatggagaaaactctgttggaagCGCTGCCATTTTAATGGCCCCTGCAATGCGCGATCCGAATTAGTCAGGGCTCCAATGCAGGCACTGAACACAGTATGgaaaaccaaaaaacaaaaaaaaaaaaaggaaataaggaATCTGGGCAGCCACACAGATGGTTGATATTCAGTTATTTAACACTGCCCAAATGCCAAAGTTGGTTAGATTTAACTTGTTGGCAACTGTTTTAATAATTGGTAGGTGATTGAGACGTTAAGACTAAGATGTGGAAAAATACATTGGCTTTGGCCCCTATgatattttctcttctttaaaaAATCGTGCTTACCACACCGCTGCCTAATTATTTAAAACCACTCCCTTTCGACTACGCCAGttctttttaataataataataccttTTGACAAATTAGGATTCTTGTTTCCTGGTGATTGTGatgttttattataattaataaatccagaacaattttcaattttcaattgatAATTAAACATCAGCAGAAGCATAGAATAGCCTTTCAGCATACGTTTTATCCCAAAACTTTGGAGTTGCAGGGCCAGCCATCATTATCTTTTTAATACTATACCTTTTGAGAAATTACTCATTTTGTTCATCAACAATAGATAAATTAATGGGTTAAGGGAAGATCTAGTAGTATGTGTGTgcatacataaaataaaagataacgAGTTATTCTGAAGTCACTCACTCTAAATTTGTCTAGAATACATATGATTCTAAGATTCTTATCATGCAAAGTTGAAGAGACAATATCATCGCTACACAAAACATAGTACAATATAAGTATACATCTTTGCATTCCATGAATGGAATTAATCATCTGCAATGGTTTCTATCAAAATAACAAATTGATCCAAATTGTAAATCTATTTGCTAATACTGATATTTGGATTTCCTTCATCCAGCAAGTCCCCCTTACAGAAAACCAAGGGAACATTAGCTGTCAAAGAATAAAGAATCATCTACCATTAACTTGTTCAATGCATCTGAGGATTCAACGAAAATTGAACATGCTGAAAGTCCCCACAATAAGCAATCGTGCAGGAAACAAAAGCACCACAAGCAAGTGCATGTGCTGAGATGCAACTAGAGTACTGAATCGCTTCAACGATTCTTTCCCACTTTGTAAGACGCCAGCAAAGTTGAACTGGCCTTGGCCCATACTACCTGATTCGACGTACCTTCTAACAACAATACCAGCATTAACCCCGCTTGGTGAAACCAACGGCCACCAAACTCTGCGCCTGTGCTTCCTTTTAGCTTTTCTGATGTTGTTCAGCTCATGACGAATTACGTTTCTAACTGATTTTAAGTATGAGTTCATGTCGTGATCTCTTTGTATTGTTCCTCCAGAACCATAGGCGGAGCGATCACTAAGGATCTCAAGCGGATGAGGTGAGTTTAAAAACACAGACTGCGCAGCTTGAATTTGTTTTTCTGCCTCTGTTGAGTCTGATACAGGATAGCTCATTAAATACAAACCGGAGCCTGATGGTAGCAGGTCATGGTTTGGAGAGAACTTGTCATCTGGTTGAAGAATTAAGAACTCTCCCATTGGAGCATACAATAACTTCTGTTGATAAAAGAAACAAGCATGAGAAACCATTGAACATGAAAGACAAACACACACGTCATTATCTAGATAAATGGACTAAACATTCTTCTgtaaaagaaatcaagaaacttATGACACTATAGGTTCTTACCTGGTTATTCAGACACGGATGATTGCGGAAGTTTCCATTAATAGCTTTAAGAAACTCTGCAACGTGATTGGGATAATTGCAAGAGAAGGCTCGAGGGACAATATCTCGGTGCATTGTGATTGCTTGCAAATGACTCCGAGGCAAGCCAAGGCGACGAAGGAGACGGTCTCCTCCACACATTATTGATGGTGCACCAAAAGTTATAACAGGAAGCAAAGAAGATGGGGGAACTTCTCCCCTTATGAACAGCATGAGATTGAGGAGCAATGATAAACTTCCACCAAGGGAGTGTCCAGTAAAACGGAATTTGGCACGACTACCATGAGATTTAAGGTGTGAACGTACTTCTGGCAGCATCTGCTCGTACATGCCCTTTGCAGCTTCATAAATACCTCGGTGGACCATGACATCCAGACCCTATTAGAAAAAGATGCAATGACAACTCTCCATTAGTGCATTGCGACAAAATAGGCAGACTTCATCAATTTATATAGAAGCAATCAGTTGAGTACTTATGCACACTATGGTAGCACAACAACACAATCGGACTAGAAAACAGAGCACAGTTCTAAATTTGTTACAAGTGCTTATTTATGTGCATAAATACCTCGAATTGAATAGGTTCAAAGAGTAGATTTGCTTTCCATGATGCTAGTGACTCGGATCCCtgcaaataattaaaaatgaaagtcAGCAACAAGAATAAGCAGCAAATGGAGAAGAAACCCACAATTCAATCTATACTTGTTCCAATCCTTTTCTTTATCGGATAAAGATATCAGAATCATGGATAACTATAACCGACATATTATCAACAAGACCCTAACCTGTTACCAAGCTAGGAAACGTGAACAAAGGCGAAAATTAAATTGGCCACCATGCATACCTGAATGACAAAGAATCTTGTCAAGCTCTGATCATCATCACACACAAACCATTCACAAGGTGAAGAATGATTTGAATTTAGATCGTCTGCAACAGCCTGCTTTACTTCCTCCTTTGCAGCAACTACTGATGTCACTGAATCACTGGTTGCCATAAAAGAAGCAACTTCCCTGTTCATTGCATCTATATTGTCACCACGTCCGACAGTTGTTTCAGAGGAATCTTTATTTGGCATAGTCTTGGAAGATTTAAACGGAAGAATGCTCTTTGTATGAGAATGCAGATAAGACGCAGCAGAGGCAGCTATATGATAAGCTGTGGATGCACTTATCCTGTTCCCGCTGGTCTTTCCATCCCCTTCCACTTCTGAAATTGCAGTGCTTCGTTCTTCTACCATGGATTTAGTGACTTCATTCTCTTTCTTCTCCCGGTCTTCAGCTGCTGCCTTCTCTTTCTCAGCTTTCAATGCCTGTTCTCTTTTCTCAAATGAAGACGTAACAAGACGCAATCCATGATTCCTCAATAAATTTTCTGGCTGCACAACAAAAACAGAAACATGAAATCCTATGATATGGCTGCCAGGTGACAATGCTTCGAAGACAAACAGGATAACCCCAAGATCCAGTTGCCACATCCCACTACAAATTGAAATATCAACTTGACAAAAGCTCTCGCAACAATCATAGAACAATGTTAAAGCTTGTATAAGCAATATGAAAACACAACACTATATTGAAAGCATGGCTGTCCATACCTAGTTTCTTCAAATCAAGATTTCTGTGTTTCAGCTAGAATTCTGATTCCCTAAAACCCATATCAAGTTAATCATGCATGAAGACACCTCTAAAAACCAAAGATCACACCTTTTGAGGCCTTTGTAAccttaaaaaactaaaattaagcACTAGATGCTGTTATTTTTCTCACAGCCAACAGAAGCAAGTGATTTATTCAGATCTACATATTCAGAAAAATGTAGATAATGTGCAATCAACATAGACAATACAttttgctcggactcttcaagaATGTCAACATGTGCTTGGAATTTCCAAAAGTAacgtatttttggagaatctgacacgAGTGCAGCATCGAAAATGAATAGTATGCACAACTTAGAGGACAAAAACTATGGgtcacttgaaaaaaaaaagaaacatgttTTGGAAGAATTTACCTTAATTTGGGGTATTCCATAAGCCAAACTACCCAAATAAGACATCTGAGCATACAATCTAGCTTCAGCCAATGACACCCTCCTTAGCAACTTTGAAAATGAATTTCTATcgaatttaaatttttcatcatcatcatcattcacaCAACACACATCACATTCTTCATCAACCCCACCATCACATTTTCTCCCTTCACTTTCATCACCATCTTCAATGTCAGTTTGACCATTTTGCCTCTCCATCTTTTCCCTTAGATCTTCAACACCCCCACCATCCTCTACCTTACTCAGAGACCTTACATGCAAAATCTTTAATACCCAATTCccattattcttattattattccCATCATTTTTCTCCTCAATAATTTTCTCTTCCTTTTCATCCATCAAAACAGCGTCGTCTACAGCTATAGCATCGTACGACGACGTTCCTTTACCTCCAGACCAAAAAGATCTAAGTGGGTACCTAAATGAAAAACCCCATGACTTATTATTTCTCTGAGAAGAAGATAATGATGGCTTTTCAACCGACATCGACGCCGATGAACGGCCGCCCACGGCGGATGTACTAAACTGTGTTGAACGTACATCTAAACCTCCGGCACCGGTTCCGGCGACGGCAATGGGCCCCGCCATACCTTGTATACCTCCCGTTAAACAAAAACCATCCATTGATacaaaaaattccctttttcAAATTCTACGACTTTCTTATGACCTCTTTATCAATCTGTAAAGTTAGAATTCAAGAATGAATACGGGTGTTTTGTAAATGCAACGTTGATGGTGGCAACAATCTTTGAATTGTGGAGTAAATTTCGGTTTTGTACAAACAATCAATGATATTTTAGTTATTAGAGAGAAGGGAAATGAAAGAGAGGAAGTAAGGGCATTTAAAGATGGTGGGTTTGTATTTATTTTGcaaaccaaaaaattaaataggtGAACGAACTTGTTTGAGGTTTCTTCcttgttatttttttctctctttggaaaaaaagaaaacgatATTTTTGCCCCCAAAAGAAATGCCTTATTTCgaggaaagttcaaaagaatcaCTCAATGTAGACGGCGTCGTATCTACGTGGCaagattttcttccttttttttttccaccTGGTGTTTCTTGTCGCTGCCGCTTTTGCGTCTTTTCTACTTCTCACTCCCTaggtttttgatttcttttagcGTATAAAATTTGTATTAATTTGTAGAAACTTTAAACACAAGTTTAATAATTTATGAATTATTAAAACCAAGTTTTAAGGAATTTAAATACAAGTGTAACTAATTTAACaactatctaaataaaatttaattattttacgaaaaaagtaaaatcaacatttataaatgagatgaaaaagaaagaatcGAGTTCACCAAATTTATGGTGTgtccttaaaaaaattatttcttttaaatactTGAGGTTATGGAATATATTCCCAGCATATAATGATTCACTTCAACAAATAACGGTACCTCAAATTCACTTAACAATTTGTTAATCACCCTTAACTTTTTAGATCACTTCAAAATTTTGTGTCTCTACGTAaggaaaaattcaggtatttatagtaaaaaaaggtgcttcaaaaagaaaaaaatgattcttGAAAAGACATACTGTTTCGGATTGTCATGTCACCTGTGGACAAACCTGTGCGTGCAAGTGGCCTACATGTGATCGCAGATCGTTTTTTGGCAAAACAAAAACTTTCTTATGACCTGCTCCGGCCACCTGCAGCCACAGATGGCCATATGAGTGCACATATCGCCATTTTCATCCTTAACAGTGCCTCGAAGGGTCGCCTCCCTTCAAGGTGTGTTGTGACATACGTCTGCACATGCTCGAGTGCGTCCGCAAATGGAGcaaattttcttatcaaatttttggattaaaatatcactaattttaagtttcaaatgTATGCTTATCCAAAAACGATAATATCTCGATggatcatttgacaaattcaaatctAAATTCGAAGCTGAGCGAGTAATGACAACAACGGCTCGAGACTTatcttgttcttgcctcactatccacatgaaggaGTGTTTCTATACTTAAACACTAAGAAGTTTCTTTctcccactaatgtgggagaactttactttcttaagGTGAAAACACAATTCACTTTCTCTCCATTtatacttttcatttttcattcatatttctacTTAGAACCCAACAATCCCGTATATGAATAAGAAATgagtattttatcaaaaatttacgTACAAGAGTGTTGCATTTGGATAAGTAgtttttcctttgaactttctgtagtgaactTGCATCGGATACACCGGTCAATCGACAGATGTGATATCTTTGAATCGTCAAATTTTAATGTATACCTAGAAAATACAAGTCACAAAACTAgttttttatcatttatggttctcacgattttgttcgtCTAAGCCATGAACACGACCTGATTTAATGAGAACTTAGAGAATAAGCCTTTATTATCATTCTCCTTAAAGCGGCTTCCACTGCACCCTTACATAGGTGATTCTTAAGCATTTGATCCTATAaatcaaactatttggtcaaatctgtcaaacttagaaaccattaaaaagcttcaaaccataagtcgtatttttattttctgagcATTGTCTTCATTATGAGAATGAGTTGAGTTAATTATCAATGTTAAACCGTCAATCACagctttgtttgatctccttgaacctcgTTCTTGAGATCTTCAGTTTGCTAGGTAGAGTAATTATCTTGATGACTTGTCCTAGTCCATAAATTCATTTCTTTTGATGATCTCTCAACTTCATCTCTAGATAggtcttttgtaagtggatctaacacattatcctttgatttCACATAGTTAATCGTGATACTTTCATTAAAGAGTAGTTCCTTAATGACATTATGTATTCGTTTTATATAACAAGATTTATCAtcatacatcatgctccctgccctacctattgctacttgactatcacagtgtatgcaTACCGGTACCAAAGGTTTcggccaataagaaatatttttcaagaaattttagacTCATTCAACTTCTTCATCGACTTTATCTAACGCGATAAGTTTAAATTTCATTATAAAGCGGGCAATACatatctgtttggatgatttccaagagacgggtcctccacctaaagtaaatacatatcaactcgtggattttacttcatttgattccgtgatccaatttacatcactatatctTTCAATCGCAGCAGAatatttgttataatgcaaaGCTTAGTCTTGAGTTTGttttagataccccaaaactctttcattaccatccaatgagtttgattAGGATTACTCGTctaccaactcaatttactaataacgCATGTTatatctggtcgtgtacaatccatgatatacatcaaacttttcAACACTCTTGCATAGGTCAATTGTAAGTTACTGTTAcattcattcttttgaagtgcaaagctcatatCTAATGGAGTTTTGATAATATTGAAGTCTAAATACTTAAACATGTCAAGTAcattttcaatgtaatgagactgtgacaatgccaaccattgtggagttctatgaattcttatctGTAAGATCACATTAGtaactccaagatctttcatatcaaatttgctcTCAAGAATTTATTTCGTAGCATTTATGGTAGAattatctctactgatgatcaacatgccatccacatataaataaataattactttgtgatttgaagtgtctttaatgtaaatacatttattacattcatttatcttaaactcATTTGCgaacatgatttaatcaaacttTGCATCCACTGTTTGAGTACTTGTTTTAGTTCATAAAGTGAGTTAACAAGTTtgcacaatttttttctttatcaggAACCATAAAATCCTCGGGTTGTTCAAtgtaaatttttttcttcaattctccatttaagaaagttgttttacatttatttgatggattttaagacCATATATTGTCGT is a genomic window containing:
- the LOC107840951 gene encoding phospholipase A1 PLIP2, chloroplastic; the protein is MDGFCLTGGIQGMAGPIAVAGTGAGGLDVRSTQFSTSAVGGRSSASMSVEKPSLSSSQRNNKSWGFSFRYPLRSFWSGGKGTSSYDAIAVDDAVLMDEKEEKIIEEKNDGNNNKNNGNWVLKILHVRSLSKVEDGGGVEDLREKMERQNGQTDIEDGDESEGRKCDGGVDEECDVCCVNDDDDEKFKFDRNSFSKLLRRVSLAEARLYAQMSYLGSLAYGIPQIKPENLLRNHGLRLVTSSFEKREQALKAEKEKAAAEDREKKENEVTKSMVEERSTAISEVEGDGKTSGNRISASTAYHIAASAASYLHSHTKSILPFKSSKTMPNKDSSETTVGRGDNIDAMNREVASFMATSDSVTSVVAAKEEVKQAVADDLNSNHSSPCEWFVCDDDQSLTRFFVIQGSESLASWKANLLFEPIQFEGLDVMVHRGIYEAAKGMYEQMLPEVRSHLKSHGSRAKFRFTGHSLGGSLSLLLNLMLFIRGEVPPSSLLPVITFGAPSIMCGGDRLLRRLGLPRSHLQAITMHRDIVPRAFSCNYPNHVAEFLKAINGNFRNHPCLNNQKLLYAPMGEFLILQPDDKFSPNHDLLPSGSGLYLMSYPVSDSTEAEKQIQAAQSVFLNSPHPLEILSDRSAYGSGGTIQRDHDMNSYLKSVRNVIRHELNNIRKAKRKHRRRVWWPLVSPSGVNAGIVVRRYVESGSMGQGQFNFAGVLQSGKESLKRFSTLVASQHMHLLVVLLFPARLLIVGTFSMFNFR